The following proteins come from a genomic window of Microbacterium sp. SY138:
- a CDS encoding amino acid ABC transporter ATP-binding protein, producing MITDLIDVHAPAIDVQGLVKSFGDNEVLKGIDLTVTKGEVVCVIGPSGSGKSTLLRSVNLLEEPTGGKVLIEGIDITDPDVDIDRVRTRIGMVFQSFNLFPHLDVLGNLTIAQQRVKKRSKKEAELIAHAMLTRVGLAEKADAYPGHLSGGQQQRVAIARALCMNPDMMLFDEPTSALDPELVGEVLQVMRSLADEGMTMLVVTHEMGFAREVGSRLIFMDGGHIVEEGDPREVLGNPQHQRTKDFLSRVL from the coding sequence ATGATCACCGACCTGATTGATGTCCACGCCCCCGCGATCGACGTGCAGGGGCTCGTGAAGTCGTTCGGCGACAACGAGGTGCTCAAGGGCATCGACCTCACCGTCACCAAGGGCGAGGTCGTGTGCGTGATCGGACCCTCGGGCTCGGGCAAGTCGACGCTGCTGCGTTCGGTGAACCTGCTCGAGGAGCCGACCGGCGGCAAGGTGCTGATCGAGGGGATCGACATCACCGACCCCGACGTCGACATCGACCGCGTTCGCACCCGCATCGGCATGGTGTTCCAGAGCTTCAACCTCTTCCCGCACCTCGATGTGCTGGGCAATCTCACGATCGCCCAGCAGCGCGTGAAGAAGCGGTCGAAGAAGGAAGCCGAGCTGATCGCGCACGCCATGCTCACCCGGGTCGGCCTGGCCGAGAAGGCCGACGCCTACCCCGGGCACCTGTCGGGAGGGCAGCAGCAGCGCGTGGCGATCGCCCGCGCGCTGTGCATGAACCCCGACATGATGCTGTTCGACGAGCCCACTTCGGCGCTCGACCCCGAGCTGGTCGGCGAGGTGCTGCAGGTGATGCGCTCATTGGCCGACGAGGGGATGACGATGCTCGTCGTCACGCACGAGATGGGATTCGCGCGCGAAGTCGGATCCCGCCTCATCTTCATGGACGGTGGGCACATCGTCGAGGAAGGCGACCCGCGCGAGGTGCTGGGCAACCCGCAGCATCAGCGCACGAAGGACTTCCTCTCGCGCGTGCTCTGA
- a CDS encoding amino acid ABC transporter permease: MALRRTTKSKLYRYTVYVVLIAIAVWAIVSTDWAKIGPLFFNPEVAAKMFPGIITTALVNTLWFTAVAFAGGLLLGVVLALMKLSTIAPFRWIATCWIELFRGLPAILTIFGIAFILPIALGVPGTKLGGPVVLGLIGLVLVASAYMAETIRAGIQAVPKGQTEAARSLGMSPMKTTFWIIVPQGFRIIIPPLTNEFVLLLKDTSLLFVAGSFIWSKELTTFARDASTQNANGTPLIMAAILYLIVTIPLTRFSAWLERRMSRQR; this comes from the coding sequence ATGGCGTTGAGGCGTACCACCAAGAGCAAGCTGTATCGCTACACGGTCTACGTGGTGCTGATCGCGATCGCCGTCTGGGCGATCGTGAGCACCGACTGGGCGAAGATCGGCCCGCTGTTCTTCAATCCTGAAGTCGCGGCGAAGATGTTCCCCGGGATCATCACGACCGCGTTGGTCAACACGCTGTGGTTCACGGCCGTTGCCTTCGCCGGGGGGCTGCTGCTCGGAGTCGTGCTGGCACTGATGAAGCTGTCGACCATCGCGCCGTTCCGGTGGATCGCGACGTGCTGGATCGAGTTGTTCCGGGGGCTCCCCGCGATCCTCACGATCTTCGGCATCGCGTTCATCCTGCCGATCGCGCTGGGCGTGCCCGGCACGAAGCTGGGCGGACCGGTCGTGCTCGGTCTCATCGGTCTCGTCCTCGTCGCCTCGGCATACATGGCCGAGACGATCCGTGCGGGCATCCAGGCCGTTCCGAAGGGCCAGACCGAGGCGGCGCGCTCCCTCGGCATGTCGCCCATGAAGACGACGTTCTGGATCATCGTGCCGCAGGGGTTCCGGATCATCATCCCGCCCCTGACCAACGAGTTCGTGCTGCTGCTGAAGGACACGTCGCTGCTCTTCGTGGCGGGTTCGTTCATCTGGTCGAAGGAGCTCACGACCTTCGCCCGCGATGCGAGCACGCAGAACGCGAACGGAACGCCGCTGATCATGGCGGCGATCCTGTACCTGATCGTGACGATTCCGCTCACGCGCTTCAGCGCGTGGCTGGAGCGACGGATGTCGAGGCAGCGATGA
- a CDS encoding ABC transporter ATP-binding protein codes for MTLDHALPRTKDNLLLSQAGEGTRVELQGIVKSYGGNRVLHGVDLDIAPGEFVSLLGPSGCGKTTLLRVLAGLEGGDEGAVLLGGGDVSRVPTNKRDIGMVFQSYSLFPHLRVAENTAFGLRRRGIAKAEASRRAVDALALVGLADFADRFPHQLSGGQQQRVALARALVTEPKVLLLDEPLSALDAKVRVQLRDEIRRIQLRLGITTVFVTHDQEEALAVSDRIAVMNDGRIEQIGSPEQLYTMPSTAGVAAFVGLSSVVSGVAEGDHVMVWGQRLPLQSRADGPVDVYLRPENVYFASEADAAADALVEESTFLGSMRRTLVRTESGELVRVQHAPGTHPAFGDRVRIAIAPEPVAVHPRG; via the coding sequence ATGACCCTCGACCACGCGCTGCCGCGCACCAAGGACAACCTGCTGCTCTCGCAGGCGGGCGAGGGAACGCGCGTCGAGCTGCAGGGCATCGTCAAGAGCTACGGCGGCAACCGGGTGCTGCACGGTGTGGACCTGGACATCGCCCCCGGGGAGTTCGTCTCGCTCCTCGGCCCCTCCGGCTGCGGCAAGACCACGCTGCTGCGTGTGCTCGCCGGTCTCGAGGGTGGGGATGAGGGCGCCGTGCTCCTGGGCGGCGGAGACGTCTCTCGAGTGCCCACGAACAAGCGCGACATCGGGATGGTCTTCCAGTCGTACTCGCTCTTCCCGCACCTGCGGGTCGCCGAGAACACCGCCTTCGGCCTGCGCCGGCGCGGGATCGCGAAGGCGGAGGCCTCGCGCCGCGCCGTCGATGCCCTCGCGCTGGTCGGACTCGCCGACTTCGCCGATCGCTTTCCGCACCAGCTCTCCGGCGGACAGCAGCAGCGGGTGGCGCTCGCCCGTGCGCTGGTGACCGAGCCCAAGGTGCTGCTTCTCGACGAACCGCTCTCCGCGCTCGACGCGAAGGTGCGCGTGCAGCTGCGCGACGAGATCCGCCGCATCCAGCTGCGCCTCGGCATCACGACCGTGTTCGTCACCCACGACCAGGAGGAGGCGCTGGCCGTCTCCGACCGGATCGCCGTGATGAACGACGGTCGCATCGAGCAGATCGGTTCCCCCGAGCAGCTCTACACGATGCCCTCGACCGCCGGAGTCGCGGCTTTCGTCGGCCTGTCCAGCGTCGTATCCGGGGTCGCCGAGGGCGATCATGTGATGGTCTGGGGGCAGCGGCTTCCTCTGCAGTCACGGGCGGACGGGCCGGTCGATGTGTATCTGCGACCGGAAAACGTCTACTTCGCATCCGAGGCCGACGCCGCAGCCGATGCCCTGGTCGAGGAGAGCACCTTCCTCGGCAGCATGCGTCGTACGCTCGTCCGCACCGAATCTGGTGAGCTCGTCCGGGTGCAGCATGCGCCGGGCACCCACCCCGCGTTCGGGGATCGGGTGCGCATCGCGATCGCTCCCGAGCCTGTCGCCGTGCACCCGCGCGGCTGA
- a CDS encoding YegP family protein produces the protein MAGKFELYTDKSGEYRFRLKAGNGEVIAISEGYSSKSAALNGIDSVRRNAADAEVVEAD, from the coding sequence ATGGCAGGCAAATTCGAGCTGTACACCGACAAGTCCGGCGAGTACCGGTTCCGCCTGAAGGCCGGCAACGGCGAGGTCATCGCCATAAGCGAGGGCTACTCGTCGAAGTCCGCCGCTCTGAACGGCATCGACTCCGTGCGCCGCAACGCCGCGGACGCCGAGGTCGTCGAAGCCGACTGA
- a CDS encoding ABC transporter permease: MTTLTATGADAAASAPTTSAGSSPHARARRSAPSFAWLGLVPFAAYVVLFLAVPTILSIGSGFFTKDGSFTWSNMSALADPVVLNTFANSAGLSLLTAVVGALVGALVCYALLGMDPEGRTRSAVDAAAGVLAQFGGVMLAFAFIATIGIQGVVTVFLKDSFGVNIFENGTWLYELPGLVLPYFYFQIPLMVITFMPALAALKPQWAEANLTLGGTRASFWLRIGIPVLAPSFLASLLLLFANSFSSYATAAALASQGAQIVPLQIRTALTSETVLGRENLAGALALGMIVIVGIVMALYSLVQRRAARWQS; the protein is encoded by the coding sequence GTGACCACCCTCACCGCAACGGGGGCGGACGCCGCGGCATCCGCCCCCACCACCTCCGCCGGGTCCTCGCCGCACGCGAGGGCCCGGCGGTCCGCTCCGTCCTTCGCCTGGCTCGGGCTCGTTCCGTTCGCCGCATACGTCGTGCTCTTCCTGGCGGTGCCGACGATCCTGTCGATCGGCTCCGGCTTCTTCACGAAGGACGGCTCCTTCACCTGGTCGAACATGTCGGCCCTCGCCGATCCCGTCGTGCTGAACACCTTCGCGAACTCCGCCGGGCTCTCGCTGCTCACCGCCGTGGTGGGTGCGCTCGTCGGTGCGCTCGTCTGCTACGCCCTGCTCGGCATGGACCCCGAAGGCCGAACGCGCTCGGCTGTGGACGCGGCGGCCGGCGTGCTGGCCCAGTTCGGTGGCGTCATGCTGGCGTTCGCCTTCATCGCGACCATCGGCATCCAGGGTGTCGTCACGGTCTTCCTGAAGGACTCGTTCGGCGTCAACATCTTCGAGAACGGCACCTGGCTGTACGAGCTGCCCGGACTCGTCCTCCCCTACTTCTACTTCCAGATCCCGCTCATGGTCATCACCTTCATGCCCGCCCTCGCCGCGCTCAAGCCGCAGTGGGCCGAGGCCAACCTCACGCTCGGCGGCACCCGAGCGAGCTTCTGGCTGCGCATCGGCATCCCGGTGCTCGCGCCGTCGTTCCTCGCCAGCCTGCTGCTGCTGTTCGCGAACTCGTTCTCGTCGTACGCCACCGCCGCCGCCCTCGCCAGTCAGGGAGCGCAGATCGTGCCGCTGCAGATTCGCACTGCCCTCACGAGTGAGACGGTCCTCGGCCGCGAGAACCTCGCCGGCGCCCTCGCGCTCGGCATGATCGTGATCGTCGGGATCGTCATGGCCCTGTACTCCCTCGTGCAACGACGCGCGGCCAGGTGGCAGTCGTGA
- a CDS encoding ABC transporter substrate-binding protein — translation MARFTRRARIGAGIALATTAALALTACSGAADATGGGSSDVDASAATSVTDFGTFADLEAAAKAEGSLNVIALPRDWANYGEILDLFAEKYPEITINEASPDVSSAEEIQAAKTNEGLDTAPDVFDIGLTVALQNTDVFAPYKVQTWDDIPEELKEPTGLFVGDYGGYMSIGYDSSKFDAPAELSDLLSADYKGAVAINGDPTQAGAAFAAVGLATVQSDGTLDDFQPGIDFFSELQKAGNLLKVDVTTATIASGETPVVFDWDYLNASHTADNKDWKVVVFDGTGYAGYYNQAINADAPHPAAARLWQEFLYSDEVQNLWLKGGARPVRMEAMTDAGTIDADLAAALPEAPEETVVPTEEQSTNAGTLLGEKWASAVQ, via the coding sequence ATGGCTCGCTTCACCCGCCGCGCGCGCATCGGCGCCGGCATCGCCCTGGCCACCACGGCCGCACTCGCACTCACGGCCTGCTCCGGCGCAGCTGACGCGACCGGCGGAGGCAGCTCCGACGTCGACGCCTCCGCCGCGACCTCTGTCACCGACTTCGGCACCTTCGCCGACCTCGAGGCTGCAGCCAAGGCCGAAGGCTCGCTCAACGTCATCGCGCTCCCCCGCGACTGGGCGAACTACGGCGAGATCCTCGACCTGTTCGCCGAGAAGTACCCCGAGATCACCATCAACGAGGCCTCCCCCGACGTCTCGAGCGCCGAGGAGATCCAGGCCGCGAAGACGAACGAGGGACTCGACACCGCGCCCGACGTGTTCGACATCGGCCTCACGGTCGCCCTGCAGAACACCGACGTCTTCGCGCCGTACAAGGTGCAGACGTGGGATGACATCCCCGAGGAGCTGAAGGAGCCCACCGGCCTCTTCGTCGGCGACTACGGCGGGTACATGTCGATCGGCTACGACTCGTCGAAGTTCGACGCTCCGGCCGAACTCTCCGACCTGCTCTCGGCCGACTACAAGGGCGCCGTCGCGATCAACGGCGACCCGACCCAGGCCGGTGCGGCCTTCGCCGCCGTCGGCCTCGCCACCGTGCAGTCCGACGGCACGCTCGACGACTTCCAGCCGGGCATCGACTTCTTCTCCGAGCTGCAGAAGGCCGGAAACCTGCTCAAGGTCGACGTGACCACCGCGACGATCGCGAGCGGCGAGACCCCCGTCGTGTTCGACTGGGACTACCTGAACGCCTCGCACACGGCCGACAACAAGGACTGGAAGGTCGTCGTGTTCGACGGCACCGGTTACGCCGGGTACTACAACCAGGCCATCAACGCCGACGCCCCGCACCCGGCTGCTGCCCGCCTGTGGCAGGAGTTCCTCTACAGCGACGAGGTGCAGAACCTCTGGCTGAAGGGCGGCGCCCGTCCGGTGCGCATGGAGGCCATGACCGACGCCGGCACGATCGACGCCGACCTCGCTGCGGCACTCCCCGAGGCACCGGAGGAGACGGTCGTCCCGACCGAGGAGCAGTCGACGAACGCCGGCACGCTGCTCGGCGAGAAGTGGGCCTCGGCGGTCCAGTGA
- a CDS encoding ABC transporter permease subunit: MNRLGPSLATRGVIGILVGAFFAVPLVSTFLFTLRDPEGGLSFARWIALFDPAAAATLRPIWAGLGNSLILAVVTVAIVLLLLAPTMILVNLRFPKLKPAFEFAVLLPISIPAIVLVVGLAPIYLQIGRAFGTGTWTLAFAYGITVLPFAFRSIQASIDAADLRTLSEAARSLGASWPTVVLRVLAPNLRQGLLAASLISIAVVLGEFTIASLLNRQVFQTAMVVVNKQDPYAPAIFTLLALVFVFLLLLVIGRVARGTGKARS; the protein is encoded by the coding sequence GTGAACCGGCTCGGTCCCTCCCTCGCGACCCGCGGGGTCATCGGCATCCTCGTCGGTGCGTTCTTCGCCGTTCCCCTGGTGTCGACGTTCCTCTTCACGCTGCGCGACCCCGAGGGCGGGCTGTCGTTCGCCCGCTGGATCGCGCTGTTCGACCCCGCGGCAGCCGCTACCCTGAGGCCGATCTGGGCGGGTCTGGGCAACTCCCTGATCCTGGCCGTCGTCACGGTGGCCATCGTGCTGCTCCTGCTCGCCCCCACCATGATCCTGGTGAACCTGCGCTTCCCCAAGCTCAAACCCGCCTTCGAGTTCGCGGTGCTGCTGCCCATCTCCATCCCCGCCATCGTGCTCGTGGTCGGCCTCGCTCCCATCTACCTGCAGATCGGTCGCGCCTTCGGCACCGGCACCTGGACGCTCGCCTTCGCCTACGGGATCACCGTGCTGCCGTTCGCGTTCCGCTCGATCCAGGCGTCGATCGATGCCGCCGACCTGCGCACCCTCTCCGAGGCCGCACGGTCGCTCGGCGCCAGCTGGCCGACGGTCGTCCTCCGGGTGCTCGCTCCGAACCTCCGCCAGGGGCTGCTCGCCGCGTCGCTCATCTCCATCGCGGTGGTGCTCGGCGAGTTCACGATCGCCTCGCTCCTGAACCGCCAGGTGTTCCAGACCGCCATGGTCGTCGTGAACAAACAGGATCCCTATGCGCCGGCGATCTTCACGCTGCTCGCGCTGGTGTTCGTCTTCCTCCTGCTCCTCGTCATCGGCCGCGTCGCCCGCGGTACCGGAAAGGCCCGCTCATGA
- a CDS encoding glutaredoxin family protein, which yields MTTLTLIGKPDCHLCDVASDVIDAVVAELPDAAAEQIEIVEASIQDDPALYELWWEKIPVVLIDGELHAHWRVSPDRLREALEGALRGESPTELKEAL from the coding sequence GTGACCACGCTGACTCTGATCGGCAAGCCCGACTGCCATCTGTGCGACGTCGCCTCCGACGTCATCGATGCCGTCGTCGCCGAGCTGCCCGACGCCGCCGCCGAGCAGATCGAGATCGTCGAGGCGTCGATCCAGGACGATCCCGCGCTGTACGAGCTGTGGTGGGAGAAGATCCCGGTCGTGCTGATCGACGGCGAGCTGCACGCGCATTGGCGCGTCTCGCCCGACCGGCTGCGAGAGGCGCTCGAAGGCGCACTCCGTGGTGAATCCCCGACCGAACTGAAGGAAGCCCTGTGA
- a CDS encoding rhodanese-like domain-containing protein, translating into MKSITVTELAERTGIPLIDVREVDEFAAGHVPGAVNIPMSEIGNRLEELPAEAFDVICQAGGRSARVVEALESRGYDATNVEGGTGEWIAQGRAVEVPSA; encoded by the coding sequence ATGAAGTCGATCACCGTCACCGAGCTCGCCGAGCGCACCGGTATCCCGCTCATCGATGTGCGGGAGGTGGACGAGTTCGCTGCCGGCCATGTGCCGGGGGCCGTCAACATCCCGATGTCCGAGATCGGCAACCGGCTGGAAGAGCTGCCTGCCGAGGCGTTCGACGTCATCTGCCAGGCAGGCGGGCGCTCGGCTCGTGTGGTCGAGGCTCTGGAGTCGCGCGGTTACGACGCCACGAACGTCGAGGGCGGCACCGGCGAGTGGATCGCCCAGGGCCGCGCGGTCGAGGTGCCGTCGGCGTGA
- a CDS encoding Dabb family protein has translation MTIRHVVTWKLAAEDAAERGAQAAEVARRLNALDGVVPQLLSISAGANVAYPEANWDVTLVADFASVAAIDEYQVHPAHAEVAAYIRSVVASRVAVDFEV, from the coding sequence GTGACCATCCGCCATGTCGTGACCTGGAAGCTCGCCGCCGAAGACGCCGCCGAGCGTGGTGCCCAGGCTGCCGAGGTCGCTCGCCGGCTGAACGCTCTCGACGGTGTCGTCCCGCAGCTCCTCTCCATCTCCGCCGGCGCGAACGTCGCCTATCCGGAGGCGAACTGGGACGTCACGCTCGTCGCGGACTTCGCCTCAGTCGCGGCGATCGACGAGTACCAGGTGCACCCCGCGCACGCCGAGGTCGCCGCGTACATCCGATCGGTCGTCGCCTCGCGCGTCGCCGTCGACTTCGAGGTCTGA
- a CDS encoding basic amino acid ABC transporter substrate-binding protein, with amino-acid sequence MPRRNLIAGLALVATATLALAGCATGSSDAGSSDAPAADDKYGLVEAGTLTVCSDVPYPPFEVEDPSSETGYSGFDIDLLSAIAEKIDLKLAVQDVGFDALQSGTTLAAGTCDIGASAMTITDERKANIDFSDPYVDSLQSLLVRADSDIKSIDDLDGKNVGVQQGTTGETYAGENAPGAQLVQYPSDGELWPAMQAGQIDAILQDQPVNYVHEQDDPDYKIVETYPTDESYGFAFAKGEKDELRDAVNKALKELQDDGGYQKIYDEYLAAK; translated from the coding sequence ATGCCTCGTCGCAACCTCATCGCCGGCCTCGCCCTCGTGGCGACGGCCACCCTCGCGCTCGCCGGCTGCGCCACCGGATCATCCGACGCGGGAAGCAGTGACGCTCCCGCCGCCGACGACAAGTACGGTCTCGTCGAGGCCGGAACGCTCACCGTGTGCTCCGACGTCCCCTACCCGCCGTTCGAGGTCGAGGACCCCTCCAGCGAAACCGGCTACTCCGGCTTCGACATCGACCTGCTCAGTGCGATCGCCGAGAAGATCGACCTGAAGCTCGCCGTGCAGGACGTGGGCTTCGACGCGCTCCAGTCCGGCACCACGCTCGCCGCCGGCACGTGCGACATCGGTGCCTCTGCGATGACCATCACCGACGAGCGCAAGGCGAACATCGACTTCTCCGACCCGTACGTCGACTCGCTGCAGTCGCTCCTCGTGCGCGCCGACTCGGACATCAAGTCGATCGACGACCTCGACGGCAAGAACGTCGGCGTGCAGCAGGGCACCACCGGCGAGACCTACGCGGGCGAGAACGCTCCGGGTGCGCAGCTGGTGCAGTACCCCTCGGACGGTGAGCTGTGGCCGGCCATGCAGGCGGGTCAGATCGACGCCATCCTGCAGGACCAGCCCGTCAACTACGTGCACGAGCAGGACGACCCCGACTACAAGATCGTCGAGACGTACCCGACCGACGAGTCGTACGGCTTCGCCTTCGCCAAGGGCGAGAAGGACGAGCTGCGCGACGCGGTCAACAAGGCGCTCAAGGAGCTCCAGGACGACGGCGGATACCAGAAGATCTACGACGAGTACCTCGCGGCCAAGTGA
- a CDS encoding GNAT family N-acetyltransferase, translating into MLDALPLPQPLESRIGTALLRRATVDDTDAVITLLADDPISAARGDVASDEDRPAYARGLVEILAEPSNDLLVVELDGTIVGTLQLTSIPGMARRGARRLLVEAVRVQSSLRSSGIGSAVMRWVGESAAPAVGATMVQLTSDAARTDAHRFYERLGYVGSHRGFKYSVPQG; encoded by the coding sequence ATGCTCGACGCCCTCCCGCTGCCCCAGCCGCTCGAATCGCGTATCGGAACCGCGCTCCTGCGCCGTGCGACGGTCGACGACACGGATGCCGTGATCACACTGCTCGCCGACGACCCGATCAGCGCGGCCCGCGGCGATGTGGCGTCCGACGAGGATCGTCCCGCGTACGCACGCGGGCTCGTCGAGATCCTGGCAGAGCCGTCGAACGATCTGCTCGTGGTCGAGCTCGACGGCACGATCGTCGGCACGCTGCAGCTCACCTCGATCCCCGGGATGGCGCGCCGCGGCGCGCGGCGGCTGCTCGTCGAGGCCGTGCGCGTGCAGAGCAGTCTGCGCTCGTCGGGCATCGGCTCCGCCGTGATGCGCTGGGTGGGCGAATCCGCGGCTCCCGCGGTCGGCGCGACGATGGTGCAGCTCACCTCCGATGCCGCCCGCACCGACGCGCACCGCTTCTACGAGCGGCTCGGCTACGTCGGCTCGCACCGCGGCTTCAAGTACAGCGTGCCGCAGGGCTGA